The segment CTCTCAGGTGGGCCGTTAGAGCCTTGGTTTttagcaataaaaatgtaaatttaaccTCTTTTGAACACAAACTTGTTCAATGTACGTTAAAGAACACACGTCCAGGTCATGTATTGAGTGGCGCTTGGGGAACATGTGTTTTTGAGTGCGTCTGTCGCCCCCCAGTGACGAAGCATCGCCATCACGAAAGGATCGAGGCTCAAACAGGACACATCGCTGTTTCCCTTGAATGAAGACTGCTTCCTCCTCTTGTAGGTGTGGTTTACCCAAAACAAGCGTCACCCGCAGAATCAGCTTTAAGTTTAAGtttattcctcttcttttttcctcacTAGTGGATTTTCTACCAAAGCCACATGTTTGATGACTGCTGTTATTTCCATCCTCATGTTTGAGTGGAAATGAGCCGTTGGATAGAATTTATTTTGCTGTAAAGTGTGTTTGTTAGAACTGTTTTAACTGCATGTTTACTGGTCTTTTCGTAATTATCACGAATACAAAAGGCTGCCTGTCAAAGACTAAAGGAACGTGTTAGTGTTAAAATAACCTCGTCATCTCCGGGTCAAACAGGAGACCATTGTTGCATTGTTCTACCCTCGTTTCCTGTGGTCTCTGGTGTATCACACTGTCCAATGAAAGTAATGAAAGCAAAAAACGACTTGGAAGGTGGCCCTTAACTCATACTTTGAGATATCTGGTTTCCTTTCAATTTGTCATGAAATAAAAGGTTTTGAGATGTTTATAATCagaaaaaaggttgttttttttaaaacgggGTTCATTTCTGGTGGGGTCACATTCAAGAAATGATCCAAgctctttcaaaatgtttgcATTGTTGTGTTTGGTAGCAAGGACACAAATGGACATGACCAGAAAGATACGAACATATAGACCAACAGGCAATGTGTATTGACATCTGTGTTATCCAGCACTATATTCAGAAATAAAAGATCATGAAAAGACGAATACAAAAGTCTCACTGTGGATTTAGTAAAATTTAATTTATCTACAATAATCCCTCTGTTCAGGCATACAGATCGATAgattctttattcatttcaacgTGGCTCATAAACTGATAAGTTACACAATATCATACAGAAGCTGGTTGCCAGTATTGGACAAAAAGTTGCAAAAATATCTTTTTTGTCTTTACACGTTTTCCGTCAGTGTCCTGCAGCATATTGACGAGCGGTTCGATTGGGTCATCGGCGAGTAGGGGAACAAATCAACATACTCGAAACTCTGCCTGAATCGGGCGTGAAGATGAATTCGGGGTGCAGCACAGAGACGCGTTGCAGGTGACCCGAAGGCTGTAGAAGCATCAAACCTCTTTATGACATAGTAAGAATAAtatcaaatgtgtttgcagTTGCATatttgctactttttttttttcttccatatgTCATTATTAACCTAGCGTTTATTCTTGTGATTACAAACTATATGACAATACATGACAATAAACACAAGACTGGTAAAATCCATCACAAACTGACGGTAAAAGTAGCAGAGATGAACGTACTGACAAAATTCAAATCTTTTCGCGGTCACCGAAAACTCAATCGTCAGGAAAAAGTCTGAATAACTAACATGTACATGTGATGTGACAAGAGGgtaaagaaaaatgaagagaTCATGGCAGCTAGAGAGAGAAACTGCATCAATATATTAGTCCTATTCTTCAGTTTCTCAGGTGTGTTTccgcaaagttttttttttcttttcttgactGTGGGCAAACAAAtattcccttctctctctcgtctttcaGTGTTTTGTCCTCTAGTCctcgtcttcgtcctcctcatcctcgtctGTTGTCTGGTCCCTGCCGTCGAGATCGTCTTCATCGTCCACCTGCAAGGACAGAGTCACAGTCTAActaaagcaaacacacaaagcacagctgAGTTGTCTTCATACCACCACAGGCGACTGGTTGAACTGGAAGCAGAACTTGATACCAAAAGCTaaaaggtttttgctttggtaGTGAAATTATGATGTAATTGGACAAGAACTagactaaaaaggaaaaattaaTTCTTTTCCCCCTTGGTTTGTACCAAATGAACTGGACAACAGGCGTGAATGCATCTTTACAGTTGCTAgagatacaaacaaacaaatatatatacactttttaAACTAGTAATAAAATACTAATTTGGATGTTGAgctatttcattattttctacTGTATTTTACCATCTCTATGAAATCTCCGTTAAAAGTATAACACCGATTGTCTACCGGCTCTCCGAGGTCTTTGAGTTTCAGTTTGAGGCTGTGGATCTTCTGGTCCTGATCTGCAAGCAGCATCAGCAGGTCGTCCTGCTCCTTCTTGGACTCTTGGACCTCGGTTTGCAGCTTAGCCTtctccgtctgcaggatggCCACCGTGCTGGTGGCTGCAGCCAGCTGCTGTTCCAGCTCCGCCCGGCTCTCTGACAAACCCTTTGCCTCCTCCTGgaagacggagaggaggagaccaaaGATAAGTCATTATATCCAAGTGGAGGGTGAAgcgatgccacacacacacacacaatattttatatatcTGTACACTTCTTCTACACACCTTGAGTTTCTCCGTCTCAGTGGTCTGTGCTGCCAGAGCTTCTGCCAATAATGAGCCGTCACTGCCGGAGACTCCGTCGGAAGacttagaaaaaaacaaacaatggggAGGTTGATTTGTTAGTATGTGATATATATTCTCAGAAAATGTCCTATTTGCATGATATTTACCCCGGCTTCAGCTCTTCTGAGCAGTTCTTGTCTCTCCGTCTTCATCTGGTTGATTTCTGCAGACTGAGTCTGGACCCGACTCCTCAAAGCTTCCAGCTCCTGCAACAATCAAAGTAACACACATATGTGTAATATATAACCCAATGACTTGGAAATATGACGGCCATTTGTTGACAGGAATATTCATTGTAAAATAACGGTGAAATGTCTTTGAGGAATCCTACCTTGAGCAGTTCTGTGTCGTCTGATCCTCCTGCTGAACCGTCCACGGTCTCTGACCTCTGTATTCAGGGGAGACAAAAAGCATTCGTGATGCACGATAACGCTGCCTTCTGTGGAAATAGTAAAGTTAGACAGCATCCGATTAAAGCTGCAACTATCGGCTGGTATTTTAACTTTCTGTGGATTAATCAACCAACTGTTGCAGCTCTGATTCTGTCTGTCTCACAAACACATGAGCTCTGGCCTCCAGGGAAATGTTTCTCAACCATTAAGTTTGGTTACTTTTACTGGTATGTTGTCTGGCCGTTACTGCAACAGTGGTTTGAAGTTCAGTGGTTGTGTTTTGTGACGTATGGATCTCATCTGACCTGAGAACTCTAAACCCTGTTCTGCTGACGACATCGGTTACTTTTACAGCTGTTTGAGCAGTGATGGACGCCGCTGTTTGGGACACGGGGGGCCTTTGCGTTGCgtctggaggtgtgtgtgtgtgtgtgtgtgcagtttttCCTGCACACCTCATCCACCCGCAGGCTTGAAGCTTACACAAACTAAACCCTGTGCGTAGACGTCTACTAACCAGGGTGTGGATGAGTGCGTCTTTGTCCTCGAGTTGTGTTTGAAAAAGGGCGTGCTGCTTGCggagctcctccacctcctccctgaGCTGTGTGAGCTCCTCCGTCTGCAGCCCGTTCACCTGAGAGACGTCCACCTGGCCGTTAGACTGACTCTCCTTACCTGAGAATATCAacgcgaacacacacaaacacacacacacagttacaatattattaacacaaaaaacagttaCTGGGAATTGtgagcagatcttttttttttacacaaatacaGATAACCAGGGATGGATTGGACTGTGCATCAGGTGGCTCTTAATGTAAATTATCCCTTTTAAGGGAAGAGTTCAGCTTGTTTGAGTTTCTCATTGTTTAAGGAGACAAGCTTCCTTTttatacaaacatgtttttttttagccattAGGACAACACGTTAGTCAATAGCTTTACCTCTTGGGATTAGGCCTTATGGACTCTGCACTAAGACACATAAGCCATCAAATCTAAACAAATCCTGCTTAAACACACTATCTTAAGTTTGGAGGGTGTGTTTAGTTCTGcttttaaatgttaacaaaaacgTCTACAAGGATTGACTCGCTTCAATTGCTCACTTAATCATCTGCAGtctttgacttttttccccccagagcCTGTGCACACCCTTTTATATAAAACTATCTTGCGATGTCTTGCGGCGCGCCTTATCTCAGCAACGAGGCAGTAAAACGCCATCATCAACGGGGAAGGTCACCAACAATATGAAAGCATGAATCACacatacaaaaatataattcaCCTTCCCAGAGTCACTATTGTTTATTCAACTAGCAAATCATATGTAGCGTACTTATTTGCAGAGGACACCTGGTCATTAGTCACCCAATGAGGGGAACCCACCGATTTTCAGCTTGAGGATGTTGTACTGATCCTTGTGCTGCTGGATCTGGGCCAGCTGCTGGCTCACTGTCGTCTGCATCTGTTCATTTTGAGACGACATGGACTGCACTtgctccttcagctcctggaTCTGAGAATCCTGAAGATCGCagatacaattttttttttaaagtcaatggGAGAGAACATTAAATCGATAAATAACtagaataaaatagaaataaaaagccACGCCCATGCAGAACAAGCCTGTTTACCTGTTCTCTTATCAGCTCTTTATACTGAGTTACAATGTTGTCATGTTGCTCTAAtgtcttcttcacctcctcctcctttttctcctcctcattgGATTTGTGAACTGCTTTAGTGATCACACCTGTTCAGAGTGGCGGGGAAGACCTTTGTGAAAAACAATATCAAACCTTGCAACTGCCCGAGGCAAATGTACCATCACTGCATGTGGAAGATCGCCTCCGACTGACCCTCCAGTTCCTTGACCAGCTTGGTGAACTCGTGGTCGAACAGCATCTGCTCCGGAGACGGGAAGACCGGCTGCGGCTTCTGAGCCGCCCGCGAGTACAGCTCGTGTTTGGTGATGAAGCCCAGTTTCTCTACAAAGTTCTCCTTTCCAATCCGCTTCTCGATTAGCTGCTTTAGCTTCTCTCTGAGGAGAACGGAGACAACATGGCAGTGTCTTTTAGTAGTCTGAACTCTCATTTAGCAAGTCAGGAGATTTAGACAACTGGCTACATTAAGTACAGCTCTGGAAAAACGTACCCATGCATGTGTTTTTATATGTTGATAAACTACATGTGCACATTGAGTCTTTTAGACCCAGAAGATATTAACGATAATCTCTGATTATACAGACAAGAAACAATAACTATATTCCCACTATAATGTTTATTAAGTTATTCATTTTGCGTGAAGCGACTCTTACTTGGTGTAGTTTTCCAGCGAGTTGTCGTTGTAATAGATGCAGATGCCGAGCAGCAGTGCGCACAGGCCCTGCACCAGCCTTTCATCCTCCCCCAAGTTCTCTGAGATCTGAGCAGTCAGCTGCAGGAGTCACACCCAGTGAAGGATTCATTCAACATCAGTCAGTTTCATACCCAAAACCCCCCTTTTCTAGAAACTGCAATTGGAACACCTTGTTACACACCGATCTGAATAAGAGGATTTAATTCAATTCCTCCAaattaaaagggaaaatgtcAAAAGAAGTTGAATATTGACTAACAAAGATATGACTAATTAAAGACATTTGTTGAGATGAAGTTAGTAAATGGCTTTGAGGATACAAAGGGAACGTTTTCCTGATTGTGTAGAAAGTGAGTGACAGCAATGGGACAGTTGTTGATCCACGTGCACAGCAGCATGAGGAGGCCCACCCTGGTCTGCACTTTACTGCcctgcagaggaaaaagaatATATCTTATTCTAGAGGTGTCTAATGTTAGAGTTTAGGCCATAAATCAGATGTTTGGAGGTTGtgtacattcattttaaatcaacttCAGGTTGGGTCATAAGCAATATTTCCTTAAAAGAGCAATATACACATATAACAAAATAACTGCTAATGTATAGAATTCAAACGGGGGAAAAAGAAGCCAATGGCAGATGAAATGGAAACAAAAGTGCTTTAACACAAGCAGGTGTTAAAACAAGCATTCCCTTTGTTGCCACATTTCTAGGATCTTCCCATCCTGACATGTTGGTAGTAAAATGTAAGTTCCAAATCAACACAAATAAGAAAGAgtttaaataaaccaataaaatcAATGCTTAATAGGGAGCACTTCAATCCAATCAACCGTTAGTCAATCAGGTTATTACAAACAAAGCAAGGACACTCAACATTCATACAATGAGTAACCAGGTTAGGTACACCTTATTAAGAAATCAGTCTGTAAAGACACCGAAACCCTCATCTTTACCTCCAGTTCACAATTTTCAGTCAGATTGTGGTTTGAGATTTAGATTCTGCAAATTGCTTATGACTTCCAAGGAAAGGATCATGAAATGTTCATTGATACTTTTACCGTTatttttagttggaatgcaaaaaCTCTGTACATCAAAGGGGCTCAGTGCGAAATTCAGAGCATATTCATTCCATTCATTAACGGCTCTCAGCGTGAACCTGTGAAGGAACCGGAGTGGGAACAGTGCTTCTGCTCCGACGCTGCGGGCTTGGaaggtttttttcattcataacAAATGAGTAAGGAGCTAGACAGTGGGGGCACGTCCATTTGCAGAAAAAAGGTGTTTGCTTCACGTATGAAATCATTGATCTATAATGCTCTGAATAACGTAGAGAGAACATTTGAGGCCTCTAAAAAGCTGCTGCATTAACACTTAATGCACATCATGCTTTAGCAGACGTCTTTTCTGTACGGATTGTCCAAAAAGTGATTGATTAGGGAGTTCTAAGTAATGGTGGTGCAGAGAACAATCAGCATTACAAAACTACAGAAGCTCAGAAATTCACCTTTCCAGATTTAGTCTCCAAAAGTGACGCAATGCAAAaatggagagggaaaaaaaacattagagacaagaaaatgaccaaatatGAATTGAACAGGAATTGGCCCCTCCCAAAAACAGCTCTGTTTTTGTGGGTAATTGTAATAAAACTACCATCCAAGAGTTAAAATCGTCAACTGGTCCAACTGGTCTCCACCCAGTGGGACTTGACCTGTAAATAAATCCTTTCACAGAAGGTAACCAGTTCAGACGAAGGAGGTCCTTCTAGATGTCTGAGCTCCTCATCGCGTCTACCGTCTAATTTTTGAGGGCTTCACTGTGAAAcagccaagaaaaaaaaaagccaacctCCGCTTTTGCCAACTGCCCAACTGGCAATGCACCAGAATGCTACATCGAGCTGTGGtgctttttgtgtaaaaaaaagaagaattggCAGTAATGCAAACTGAGAAACTCCCGGCAAAAGTCCCAACTCAGTATATTTCATAACTACATGAATCCACAGTGAAAATTCAATAATCCTTGCACAGTAAGAACTATAAAAGCGTCTTGCACTGTGCATTCGTCAGCAGGTGCAtgtaagaaaaacagacaaacaggagAGAAGCTCTCTCGCTCGGACAGGAAAAGGCCCAAgctgctgaagtgctgcagaaGAACACTTCCTGAACACAGAGATAAGCGTTTGCAGCGCAGCAAAAGAACACAACTCAAAGCAGGTGTGAAGGGGGACAAAACCATGAATAACCGCTACGGTGTCCCTCCTCCCTGCACGCCTCTTTCCCCACAAGTGAAAACCGCTTCCAAACCTGTGGGGACGAGTGCACCCGTGTGCCACCCTATTGAGTCACGCTACAAGTTAGAatgtaagaggggggggggagtcagtaAAGAGTTAAAAAGGGAAGCAGGATCCCGAAACACGCGTGCCAACAAAACCTCTACTACAGACGCAAAGCCATAATAACCAGCGTAGGTGCCGCCCAAACACTCACAACACACGTTACTCACCCGCCGGACGATCTTATCTCCCTGCAAAACCACAATGTGACACCGTTCTCGTCACCGTTGTTGACACTTCAGTATTAACTTTGCCGACCAGGGCACACGTGTCGTGTGCAAAATCGCCGCTCTGGCAGCTAAGCGGCGCTGCTGTGGTCCTACCTGGGAGAGGATGTTGGTGCACTGCTGGAGCAGGGAGACGGGGGGCTTCCCCAAGCTCGTGGCCAGCTGGACCCTCAGCAGCTGCTCCTTCTGGGTGAGGTTGTCCTGCAGGGAGTGAGCCAGGGCCACAGCGGCACACCAGTTGGACAGAGAGTCAGCTGAGAACAGCCCCCCGCACAGCAGCTGGCCCGCTGAGATGGAGTTGGCTAAcggggagagagaagtgaacGTACTAGTCAAACGTAAATGTTGCTCTCAGAACGTTTAGAAAGTCGTTTAAAAACGGCTCATAatacacctttttaaaaaatgtatcaagAGAAACCTATAAAGGGCTCCCAGGAAACTATCCAAACTACAGCACAACAGCTGATGACGACACTTATGGATTCTCGACTTGGTGTAACTGACCATCAATGGTGGAGGGCAGCAGCGTGGCCACTATCTCCCCCTGCCCTTTCTGGTTTTTGTAGAGGAAACACTGGAAACAGTAGAGGACGGCACAGCGGAGCACAAACGGTTGTCTCTCGTTCACCATGGACATGAGCAGCACCACGATGGCTGGTCTGTGGGCAAAAGAAGATGGGAGATCCGACAGAACGTTTGGTCAGTTTATTGCCAAATAAGCATGGATGACTTGATGTTTTGGTTCATTTGTTTGCGCCTCACCTCGGCGGGTTTGAAGGAGCGTTGACGGACGCAAAGTAGTCCTGGTTGACCTGTGAGCCTCGGATGACCTCGGACACAGTGTTGATGGTCTGAAAGGAAGTGCACACGCTTGAGTGCAAAACATCTCCAAAAAAAACGAGCCGAGCCTTTTTAGCCGGGGAGTTCTTTGTGCCATTACCTCAGTGAGGATGTCCGCAGGAACACCTGTGGCCATGAGGATGGtgcacagctgctgcagcagaccaCACTGGTACATGGACTTCTGACAGCTGGCTGTAGCTCCAGGAGAGTTCACTGGGGACACCATGACACGCACCAGCTGGGAACGGAACATTGTGCAAGATTACAGCAACCAGAAGAAACAGCCCGCTGTTCTGCCTGTTCAATGTGTAAATGCTTTGAAGCGACGCTTCAGCGTTACCTGCAGCATGAGGTGGAGGTTGGTGACCTTCTGCGCCGACCAGCCAGAGTTGTCGTCACCAATTTCAAACCAGGGCTTCATTCTCTGAATGTAGGAGCCCTCCTTGAAGAAGTTCTGATTGGAGCTGTTGTTCTTGAGCaggttgagcagcagcagcaaacagtccTCCACCACAATACCTGCAAAAGACGAAGAGGGATCAGCACCAGCACATCTCTcgcaaaataaaattaaaaaatggcatttgtaattggggaaaaaaagataaggATTGCATCGACATCTTTGGTGACAATTCTGTATTCCTTCTTTTTACCTCCATCGCTGCTGCCCTCTTCTGTGATGATATCTAGAAGACGCTCAAACGCGCTTTCAAACGCTACAATTTTCTGAATGGCCGCATTGCTTTTGGTCAGCTGCTGAAGCAACAGCAAGCCCTGTGGGAAGCgataaaaaaacacaggttGTCACTCATCCAACAAGAAATTTAAAGCACTACGGGGGGCTGAGTTATTGTGGccatattgtttgtttattgctcACGGCAATATGATCTAGGAAGTCCAGTGTGAGAAAACTAAGTTTGAAGGCATCCAAAACACTGCACAGCCACCCATACAACTATTGGCATAACAAATGCACAGCTGTGGAAATGGTAGTTACTTTATCTTTAGTTGAAACGTTAACAGCGCACATGtaacatgcacatgcacatgtcCGATCGGTCCACACGGCGCCTTGTTGCTGCACCAAAATCGAGCCGACTGATCAACCTCATTGAAATTAACGTGCCGTTCTCTGACAGCAGGGACGGGTACTCACATCGTTGCGAATCACTTCTCTAGAGTCTGCCAACAGGTCCATCAATCTGGAAACACCTGACCATGGAAATAAAAGCCTGAAGTTAAAAACTGGTAGAAGTGGAGAATCCCTTATTGACAAACTTGCCTTTGTTCATCTTATGCAGACATGTTGATATAAAACCTGGACATCACAAAACGAGTGAGGTAACTCACCCATGGGGCTGACCAGAATGATACCCTGGACCTGGACCCCCTGGTTCTTCAGGAGAGCAGTCAGCAGCTTCACCCCGGGCCAACGCACATGGAAGTCAAACTCCTAACAAAATCAcatcaatgaatgaatgcatcATTCAGTTGTTTTcggacaaatataaaaaaaactgatctcTCGCCAAGTTCAGTACCTCCAGCAGAGCGAGAAGCAGAGTCACATGCTCGGGGTCTTGAACGAACTGCTCGGTGAACTGGGCGCCCAGGTCATCGGACTGCTTCTGGGTGGTCTCATCTGCGGAGGAGATTGACAGCtataacataaataaataaatataaaaaataagaaataggTGCGAGTCTGTTTAAGAAACAAGTTGGTTTGTTCATAGCAATCTCTGTAAGCAGTGTTGGTAATCAGGGGAAACTCCTAAAGACGTTTCTATTACTGACTTTATATTCAAAGCCATTTGAGAAATGTGCTCATCGTGATACTTGTCAACATTCCTTCTGGGATGACAAAAAGGGACAGCTGCATGGACGGGTGAACAGGGTGAGTCCAGTAGGCTGACCGAAGTGCACACTTACTGTCGATGAGCGAATGAACACCACCACACTGAGATGCATTTTTCCATGTTTTGATTTACACATCTGAAAGATTTGGCAACTTCTCTCAGATGATTGACATAAGAACTATTACCAGGCCGACCGATACTGGCTGAAATGGCACATTGAACAAACTTTTGTGTTGTCACCAACTAATCCACCgagcacaaaaggaaaaaaaagctagaTAACAGTACAGGGAAGAAATTAAGATGTTGGTCATGTTGGTCGTTTTTAGTGAACTGatttgggaaaaacaaaaataaaccaccTCATTTCACCACAAGAAGGGAAAAAAGCAGGTATTAAAATGTGAGTGAAACGAAGGAGCAGTAGGAAATGACATAGTAACAGACAGAGGTTCAGGGATGTGATAATATTAGTGAAGCAGTCATTCACCACCCAAAAGAGCTTCCCGTCACTTCTCCAGTGCCAACTGATTTAGTGAAGTTAGTTAACTAGCAGTACAATCACTACGGCAGGGACAGCTTGGTTTCAGTACTGACCGGGCATGGAAACATTCTTAGGCTTCCCTGAAGCAGAGACGGGAGTTACTGCGTCTgcaagggcggggggggggggagagggggttcAACTCCTCACCCAAAAGCCAGCTGTCATTTCAACCACTGAAGTGTAGAAACAGCTGACTGATGGTTGAGAATATATGACTCGACAACCACCAAAACACAGCATGGAAAAAGACCAGCTATTTAAAATCTGTCTACATAGTGCTCTTTGTCCACAACCCAACCAAAATAACAATTATGATTTGCAGGTGCTGTAGTTagggcgggggggtggagggggcggggtttgGGGTCGGCATCATGCACAGTTAAAGAGTTTTACCTTCTGATTCATCTGTAGAGTTAAAACatggaagagaaaagagagacgataatctGTACATGAAGCAGTCATTATGGTTGTACAGAGGTCCACGTGACATGACCTCTCATTtacacatgcaaaaacaaaacaacggcCTAGTCGCCACTTAGACGCGGATAATTAGGAGGGATTCATTTCAAACGCTGACAAATTTAAGCTGAATTCCATTTTTTCTAATCATCTTGGTAGTGTTTAATAccttgctcttcctcctcatcgttGCAGAGGATGTTGTACAGTGTGTCCAAAGCATAGCCAAGGATTTCAGAGTCAGACCTGTTCAGATGGCAGGAAGAAGGAGATGTTTAACAAAACAGTTTTTATTGTTACTCGAGTCAAACGAAAACACAATAAAGTACAACGTACCTGTCAGTTTGAAGTATATTAACCAAGTGATCCATCGCCTGTGTGCCAACTTCCAGGCGATATTTCTACAAAAGACAACAGGTCGGAAAGGCAAGGCGAGTTTATTAGTAAAGTACAATTCAACAACGTTGCAAGTGTGCAAGTGTTGTATAGAACATACCGAGAATCACAaggaaatgtattaaaaaaaaggcacataaTACAATTATTGACTAACTGTACTGTTGCATAGTTTCTTGATGTTAAAGCTCGGCTTTGGAACAAAGTGATATATGAATGAATGGCACCCAATATAAATTCACAAAAGTGACATAAGAATATATAAGAACAATTTCCTTGAGGTTATTTCTAGATATGTTGCGCATTAAAATATGCTGTAGACACCAATCAGGTAAATGATCAACTCCTGAcaagacaaacaggaagccaAAACATCCGTGTCGGTGTTTTTGACCAGCAGTGATATCACTGCACATTAATGTGCAACACTGTGCCTCCTAAACCCCTTATCCATGCCTGATGAACCCATTACTCACGGATGATGTGGCAGCCCGTAACAAAAACAAGGAACTGAATGGAAGGGTCTATGTAGAGGCTAAAGTGAATAATTAGATTTTAAATTCTCAGTAGAAGCAACATAATTCAGCACAACCACTGACTAAAGTAAAGTTATGTAAACACCTCTCTAAAGCAACTCCCACAAAACCTAATATAATGTATCATGATGTAAACTGCATTAGGTTAAGATAGGTGCACCGAGTAGACAGGCAAATAAGTGTATTTGTATGGCACTGGTTTCCAATAACGTTGTGTCAATACTTTACCTTGGAGAGAGACTTGAGAGCCCGGACTGCATCTCTGCGGTCTTCTAGGAGCGTTGACGAGGCTACTCGGTCACACAACTTGTGGATCTGTCAACAGAAGAATCATAATTGATTTGCCTCATATACATCCAATAAAATATCTCTATTTACATCTCTTAATTGTTGGGGCAGTTTGAAGGTTAGCAAATGTGATGTTCCCtccaatatttgtaaattaaaaaaaaaaaaatcattgcttAACATGGTGACTTCCTGCAGAAATATGTAACTTGTTACATTGTTTTAATTCTAGAAACCCAcctcaaaagagaaaaaaactaaatcttatTGGGAAACACTGGAGGACAGATTCACTCAATTCTCTTCGGAAAAGAG is part of the Pungitius pungitius chromosome 9, fPunPun2.1, whole genome shotgun sequence genome and harbors:
- the uso1 gene encoding general vesicular transport factor p115 isoform X5, which encodes MNFLRGVMGGQAAGPQPSGAETIHKLCDRVASSTLLEDRRDAVRALKSLSKKYRLEVGTQAMDHLVNILQTDRSDSEILGYALDTLYNILCNDEEEEQDETTQKQSDDLGAQFTEQFVQDPEHVTLLLALLEEFDFHVRWPGVKLLTALLKNQGVQVQGIILVSPMGVSRLMDLLADSREVIRNDGLLLLQQLTKSNAAIQKIVAFESAFERLLDIITEEGSSDGGIVVEDCLLLLLNLLKNNSSNQNFFKEGSYIQRMKPWFEIGDDNSGWSAQKVTNLHLMLQLVRVMVSPVNSPGATASCQKSMYQCGLLQQLCTILMATGVPADILTETINTVSEVIRGSQVNQDYFASVNAPSNPPRPAIVVLLMSMVNERQPFVLRCAVLYCFQCFLYKNQKGQGEIVATLLPSTIDANSISAGQLLCGGLFSADSLSNWCAAVALAHSLQDNLTQKEQLLRVQLATSLGKPPVSLLQQCTNILSQGDKIVRRGSKVQTRVGLLMLLCTWINNCPIAVTHFLHNQENVPFLTAQISENLGEDERLVQGLCALLLGICIYYNDNSLENYTKEKLKQLIEKRIGKENFVEKLGFITKHELYSRAAQKPQPVFPSPEQMLFDHEFTKLVKELEGVITKAVHKSNEEEKKEEEVKKTLEQHDNIVTQYKELIREQDSQIQELKEQVQSMSSQNEQMQTTVSQQLAQIQQHKDQYNILKLKIGKESQSNGQVDVSQVNGLQTEELTQLREEVEELRKQHALFQTQLEDKDALIHTLRSETVDGSAGGSDDTELLKELEALRSRVQTQSAEINQMKTERQELLRRAEAGSSDGVSGSDGSLLAEALAAQTTETEKLKEEAKGLSESRAELEQQLAAATSTVAILQTEKAKLQTEVQESKKEQDDLLMLLADQDQKIHSLKLKLKDLGEPVDDEDDLDGRDQTTDEDEEDEDED
- the uso1 gene encoding general vesicular transport factor p115 isoform X6 produces the protein MNFLRGVMGGQAAGPQPSGAETIHKLCDRVASSTLLEDRRDAVRALKSLSKKYRLEVGTQAMDHLVNILQTDRSDSEILGYALDTLYNILCNDEEEEQDETTQKQSDDLGAQFTEQFVQDPEHVTLLLALLEEFDFHVRWPGVKLLTALLKNQGVQVQGIILVSPMGVSRLMDLLADSREVIRNDGLLLLQQLTKSNAAIQKIVAFESAFERLLDIITEEGSSDGGIVVEDCLLLLLNLLKNNSSNQNFFKEGSYIQRMKPWFEIGDDNSGWSAQKVTNLHLMLQLVRVMVSPVNSPGATASCQKSMYQCGLLQQLCTILMATGVPADILTETINTVSEVIRGSQVNQDYFASVNAPSNPPRPAIVVLLMSMVNERQPFVLRCAVLYCFQCFLYKNQKGQGEIVATLLPSTIDANSISAGQLLCGGLFSADSLSNWCAAVALAHSLQDNLTQKEQLLRVQLATSLGKPPVSLLQQCTNILSQGSKVQTRVGLLMLLCTWINNCPIAVTHFLHNQENVPFLTAQISENLGEDERLVQGLCALLLGICIYYNDNSLENYTKEKLKQLIEKRIGKENFVEKLGFITKHELYSRAAQKPQPVFPSPEQMLFDHEFTKLVKELEGVITKAVHKSNEEEKKEEEVKKTLEQHDNIVTQYKELIREQDSQIQELKEQVQSMSSQNEQMQTTVSQQLAQIQQHKDQYNILKLKIGKESQSNGQVDVSQVNGLQTEELTQLREEVEELRKQHALFQTQLEDKDALIHTLRSETVDGSAGGSDDTELLKELEALRSRVQTQSAEINQMKTERQELLRRAEAGSSDGVSGSDGSLLAEALAAQTTETEKLKEEAKGLSESRAELEQQLAAATSTVAILQTEKAKLQTEVQESKKEQDDLLMLLADQDQKIHSLKLKLKDLGEPVDDEDDLDGRDQTTDEDEEDEDED